In Cucurbita pepo subsp. pepo cultivar mu-cu-16 unplaced genomic scaffold, ASM280686v2 Cp4.1_scaffold000258, whole genome shotgun sequence, one genomic interval encodes:
- the LOC111784665 gene encoding uncharacterized protein LOC111784665, with amino-acid sequence MVVSTIPIYHGRIETVEFSSFTRQVLGGRWFSLFASFLVMTSAGAFYLYSHFSKDIKETLKCDQTTLNKIGFYKDIGSNIDIFSVLLVEIAPSWILLVICSAVNFIGYFKIWQGVVGKIVQPSVEYFCFYMAMGGNSQILANSVVLVTCVRNFPERRGVILGLLKGFLGLGAAVLSQIYLAIYGHDTKSLILFIAWFPSLITLIFAFSIKEVKIVKHPHEFRVFVQFLCITLILAIFLIVLTIIQRIVEFDQSAHILVMIAIMGLLILPLFIAIREEMVHWNLNKMTKFEKCQTSASIISYSSSTLQHSRNSYLSNIFNKPERGDDYTILQGIFSIDMLLICLTMSIGIGSSLTAMDNLGQIGESQGYSAQSINAIVSIISIFNFIGRIFSGFVSEILLEQYKFPRPLMLTLTLLVSCIGYLLVAFPFYNSLYIASILIGFAFGSQVLLDITIISEIFGLKHYAIFYNIAQLSCPIGTYVLNVLVAGKLYDKEVKTWIASSEYKCHGEQCYRDSFTILTGMSLLGAAISLILVKRTREFYRGDIYQKFREDMDSLREEVELYSLDERQNEAESIHVHKEVTIFKK; translated from the exons atggttgTATCGACGATACCCATCTACCATGGCAGAATTGAGACTGTAGAGTTCTCCAGCTTCACTCGGCAAGTGTTGGGTGGGCGGTggttttctctttttgctTCGTTTCTTGTAATGACAAGCGCCGGTGCGTTTTATTTGTATTCTCATTTCTCCAAAGACATTAAAGAAACGCTCAAATGTGACCAAACAACACTCAACAAGATTGGGTTTTACAAAGATATTGGATCAAACATCGAcattttctctgttcttcttgttGAAATCGCGCCATCTTGGATCCTTCTCGTCATTTGCTCTGCGGTTAACTTCATTGGCTACTTCAAGATATGGCAAGGCGTCGTTGGAAAAATTGTGCAACCATCTGTTGAGTACTTTTGCTTTTACATGGCCATGGGGGGAAACTCTCAAATTTTAGCCAATTCAG TGGTGCTAGTGACATGTGTGAGGAACTTCCCGGAAAGAAGAGGGGTGATATTGGGGCTTTTAAAGGGCTTCTTAGGCCTAGGAGCGGCTGTACTGTCCCAAATTTACCTAGCCATTTATGGTCATGATACCAAATCTCTGATTCTGTTCATTGCGTGGTTTCCATCCTTGATTACTCTGATTTTTGCCTTTTCAATCAAGGAAGTGAAAATTGTGAAACACCCACATGAGTTCAGAGTTTTCGTTCAGTTTCTATGCATCACCCTCATTTTAGCTATATTTCTCATAGTGTTAACCATCATTCAAAGAATAGTTGAATTTGATCAATCAGCACACATATTAGTGATGATTGCAATCATGGGTTTGCTAATTCTTCCATTGTTCATAGCCATTAGAGAAGAAATGGTTCATTGGAATCTTAACAAAATgaccaaatttgaaaaatgccAAACATCAGCCTCTATAATTTCATATTCCTCTTCCACATTACAACATTCAAGAAATTCATATCTTTCAAACATTTTCAACAAACCCGAAAGAGGAGATGATTACACAATTCTTCAAGGAATTTTCAGCATTGACATGCTCCTCATATGCCTTACAATGTCAATTGGTATCGGCTCAAGCCTTACAGCCATGGACAACCTCGGCCAAATCGGAGAATCCCAAGGATACTCAGCTCAATCTATCAATGCAATAGTCTCCATCATCAGCATTTTTAACTTCATTGGAAGAATCTTTTCCGGGTTCGTTTCAGAAATCTTGCTCGAACAATACAAATTTCCCCGACCCTTGATGCTGACACTAACCCTTTTGGTGTCGTGCATTGGTTACTTATTGGTGGCCTTCCCCTTTTATAATTCACTCTACATTGCATCAATCTTAATTGGGTTTGCTTTTGGGTCTCAAGTTCTATTGGATATCACCATAATTTCAGAGATTTTTGGTCTTAAACATTACGCTATATTTTATAACATTGCGCAACTCTCTTGCCCAATTGGGACTTATGTTCTAAACGTGTTGGTGGCTGGGAAACTCTACGACAAGGAAGTGAAGACATGGATTGCTTCAAGTGAATATAAATGCCATGGGGAACAGTGTTACAGAGATTCTTTCACGATTTTGACTGGGATGTCGTTGTTGGGAGCTGCAATATCTTTGATTTTGGTGAAGAGAACGAGGGAGTTTTATAGAGGGGATATATACCAGAAGTTTAGGGAAGATATGGATTCTTTGAGGGAGGAAGTGGAACTTTACTCTCTTGATGAGAGGCAGAATGAAGCTGAAAGCATACATGTTCATAAAGAAGTTACCATTTTCAAGAAATGA